One window of Phycisphaeraceae bacterium genomic DNA carries:
- a CDS encoding FHA domain-containing protein, producing the protein MPLNRAKSVIGRRDDCQIRIPLSSVSRQHCELVNDGTRLSVRDLGSSNGTFVNRQKIVEQALKPGDLLAVGPCVFVVRINGQPDEIDPNAGQLGAAPVPGQRTPSGADAKTVSSKPGVAATSIEANEGSSEFGFDFDLDDDDDSQPKL; encoded by the coding sequence GTGCCCCTGAATCGCGCCAAAAGCGTGATCGGTCGCCGCGACGACTGCCAGATCCGTATCCCTCTCAGCAGCGTCTCCAGACAACACTGCGAGCTGGTGAACGATGGAACACGCCTGAGTGTCAGGGACCTCGGGTCCTCGAACGGTACATTCGTGAACCGTCAGAAGATCGTGGAACAGGCGTTGAAGCCCGGCGATCTTCTCGCCGTAGGGCCGTGCGTCTTCGTTGTACGCATCAACGGCCAGCCGGACGAGATCGATCCGAACGCAGGCCAGCTCGGGGCCGCGCCGGTGCCGGGTCAGCGCACGCCCTCCGGGGCTGACGCAAAGACCGTCTCGTCGAAACCCGGCGTCGCGGCCACATCCATCGAAGCAAACGAGGGAAGCAGCGAGTTCGGCTTTGATTTCGATCTGGATGACGACGACGACAGCCAGCCGAAACTCTGA